The genome window TTACGGCCGGCGAGGCCACCTCGTCGGCAGCCAGGAGCTCCAGACCCAACGCCCTGACCCCGGCGCGGACCATATCGCGGTACAGGCGGTGCCGGACCTGCGCCGCCTCCAATCCTTCCGCCAGGAGCATCCGTAGCGACTCCCTCAACCCGAAGAGCACCGAAACCGCGGGCGTAAACGGCGTTTGGTCCTTGGCCAGAAAGTCCTTGGCGGACTGGAGATCGAAGTAATAGCGCCGGTTCCGGCAGCGGGCATTGGCCTCCCAGGCGCGAGGGCTCACGCTGATCATGCTTAAACCGGGCGGAATCATGAAGGCCTTCTGAGAACCGCTTATTACCACGTCCAGGTTCCAGGCGTCGGTCTTGAGGTCTGCCGCGACGAGACCGCTGATAGCGTCCACGATCAGCAGCGCCGGGTGATCCCCCCTGGCCCGGCTGATGGCGGCAATATCGTTCAGCACGCCGGTAGAAGTCTCGTTATGCTGTACCAGAACTGCCTTGATCTCCCCGTTTTTGTCCCGGCTCAGGCGCTCGGCGAGTTCTTCCGCGCGGGCTGCCGTGCCCCACTCGTAGGCCAACACCTCTACCTCGACGTCGAAGGCCCGGCATATCTTCGCAAACCTCTCGCCGAATGACCCAATGGACACCACCAGGGCCTTATCGCCAGGAGAGAGAAAGTTGGTGACG of Clostridia bacterium contains these proteins:
- a CDS encoding alanine--glyoxylate aminotransferase family protein; translated protein: MEDRRQILLLPGPTPVPSRVLRAMSAPAINHRGPEFKELITEITDGLKQVYQTQNDVLILTASGTGGMEAAVTNFLSPGDKALVVSIGSFGERFAKICRAFDVEVEVLAYEWGTAARAEELAERLSRDKNGEIKAVLVQHNETSTGVLNDIAAISRARGDHPALLIVDAISGLVAADLKTDAWNLDVVISGSQKAFMIPPGLSMISVSPRAWEANARCRNRRYYFDLQSAKDFLAKDQTPFTPAVSVLFGLRESLRMLLAEGLEAAQVRHRLYRDMVRAGVRALGLELLAADEVASPAVTAIKVPAGMAPKDIRSPLRERFSVVCAGGQGKLTDHIFRFGHLGYVDTNDIVAALAALEMVLMEKGLPVKLGSAIAAAEEVLVKSQRA